One Loxodonta africana isolate mLoxAfr1 chromosome 8, mLoxAfr1.hap2, whole genome shotgun sequence DNA window includes the following coding sequences:
- the AQP1 gene encoding aquaporin-1 produces the protein MATEFKKKLFWRAVVAEFLAMTLFVFISIGSALGFNYPVVGNQTAAASQDIVKVSLAFGLSIATLAQSVGHISGAHLNPAVTLGLLLSCQISILRAVMYIIAQCVGAIVATAILSGITSSLPNNSLGRNALAPGVNPGQGLGIEIIGTLQLVLCVLATTDRRRRDVGGSAPLAIGFSVALGHLLAIDYTGCGINPARSFGSAVITHNFADHWIFWVGPFIGGALAVLIYDFILAPHSSDLMDRVKVWTSGQVEEYDLNADDINSRVEMKPK, from the exons CTCTTCGTCTTCATCAGCATTGGCTCTGCCCTGGGCTTCAACTACCCAGTGGTGGGCAATCAGACCGCAGCTGCATCCCAGGACATCGTGAAGGTGTCACTGGCCTTCGGGCTGAGCATCGCCACGTTGGCCCAGAGCGTGGGCCACATCAGTGGTGCCCACCTCAACCCAGCTGTCACACTGGGCCTGCTGCTCAGCTGCCAGATCAGCATCCTCCGGGCTGTCATGTACATCATCGCGCAGTGCGTTGGGGCCATCGTCGCCACCGCCATCCTCTCAGGCATCACCTCCTCTTTGCCCAACAACTCTCTCGGCCGCAACGCG CTGGCGCCTGGTGTGAACCCAGGCCAGGGCCTGGGCATTGAGATCATTGGCACCCTGCAGCTGGTGCTCTGTGTGCTGGCCACCACCGACCGCAGACGCCGCGACGTCGGAGGTTCGGCCCCCCTGGCCATCGGCTTCTCGGTGGCTCTAGGACACCTGCTGGCG ATCGACTACACCGGCTGTGGCATCAACCCTGCTCGGTCCTTCGGCTCCGCAGTGATCACCCACAACTTCGCCGACCACTGG ATCTTCTGGGTGGGGCCGTTCATCGGGGGAGCCCTGGCTGTGTTGATCTACGACTTCATCCTGGCCCCGCACAGCAGCGACCTCATGGACCGCGTGAAGGTGTGGACCAGCGGCCAGGTGGAAGAGTATGACCTGAATGCGGATGACATCAACTCCAGGGTGGAGATGAAGCCCAAATAG